CCAATGGAATGGGATGGGAATGGGAATGGTTTTGGCATTTTGCTGTGAAAGGTAAAAAGGTTAAAGGTGATTAGATCAGTGGGGCCATCTTTTATCTGTGGATAAGCTGGGCGGAAGAATCTGCAGAAAATCATTCTAAATAGAAAAAAGCTTCCAATATATGGACGGAGATTGGAGAATGGACTGCCTTTACACCTTTTTCTCTGGTGCTGCCGACGCGGTTTGTGtcattgttttttgttttggcattTCAAGGGAAATGGGTCCGtgtgagaattttttttataggaaaatattttcctttttattatgTTAATAGGAGCTTTTAAATTATTACCAATAGTtgcttaaatatatatattttttatgaattatttttgcgtGAAACTGTGATTCATAGGAAGGAGAGTATCTCTTTATAGAAAAGGAGGCAAGTAGTATCCCTGTAAAGAGATACTCCTCATTTTTGCGCATCACAGAAGCACTACCAATGAGTCAATGAGGTTCGATTTGAACTCGAGAAAATTGGTATGCGAGTTAAGACTCTTTTCTACTAGGCTAGACCCCATCATAAGAGAGAAACATTTTATGCAATGAGGATAACACTTTTTGCTATCTCGACCAATGACGCAATGACACGTGACATAAGTTTTCCACatgtcattgtgttattggttGAGGATAGCAAAAGAGTGTTATTCTCATTACAAGTAAGTTTTTCAACTTGTAAGGAGATACTCCTCCTTCCAGTGTATCACACATGCACTACCAATGAGTCATGGGGTTCGATTCGAACATGAGACCTCTAATCTTTAAGTTAAGGCTCTTTTTCACTAGGCTAATTCCCACGTGGGATTTGCAACAATTAAGTTATGAAGTATTGGCCTTTTAACTAAAAGCAAGTTCTTAAATACATTCACCATGCAACCTAATTCCAGTTTTGCCACTCCAATAGAGTTTGGTTAGTTGAATAGCTTGCTTGGGAATGAAATGTCATGTCTATTTTCTGAGAGTCATTCCCGTTTTTCAAAGGGCCCGGTCTGTCATGACTACCAGAGACGTACTGGGTCGAACCACGACTCACATGCACAAACGATTGAAGCTTGTATCGACTTAATAGCCATACAGGAAAATGCTACAATGGTTTTAGTTAGTTTACTTAACCAGATGCAAATCCTATGGCATTgattaataaaatgaaattcagTAGAAGAAATGGGTAGAACTATATGATGTATCACGAGTTCAAATTCATCCAATGTGAAAAaagcaaattttaaaaaagaaaaaagagtaatTAGGGAAGGGTAGGGCGAGAGTTTCTGACTTTCCAATGAGATATCCCGCAAGAAATGGAAaagcccttttttttaatctttcaAGCAGTTATGCACATCAAGATAGCGATTACAAAACTGTTTCAACATTTTGGCACTTGGCATGTCTAAATTAAGGAATTTCAACCTAATTCACTTGATCAAGCCATTCACAAAACTTTAGTCTCTGGTTAAACGATGCCCTGCCCAACCACATGATGAGTGCATTACATGCTTCCTCATCCCTAGATTTGATTTTGTCCCCAAAGTCATTGACTGGCAGACCAACAAATAGAGCAGCAGCTATTATGCCAGTGGAACCACTCAACTAAATTTGCCAatttccatcttcttcttgattGCCTTCTGACCATGGTATATGAATGAATCTAATATCCCAGAAACAGTAAAAActcctgaaaaaaaaaaaaaaaaacattgctTGTGCATCAAAACAATAAGGGAAGAAAAACCAGGAATACCGATTAGAGAGAGAGCATTGTATAAAATATTCCACGCGGCAGACCTACAATTTAAAAACAGAGCCAAAGGAATGTAGCATGATGAAAAAGGTTTAGTTCAAGATGGCTGATGACTAGTGTAAATAATGTTAATAAGGGGGTTAAAcaatagaaaaaggaaatgacATATTTAACAACTGAAACCATATAACTTCACAATCCTTGAAAATAACCAGAAAAACCAAAGATGGAAACTGTAAGATGTCGCTCATCGATAGAATCAATCAAAGATGGGAGGGAGAAATTATATTACCTCCTACTATGGCACAAACGTTCGTCAGGAAGTGCAAGAATGAAATATGCTCCTCTGTGAAAGTTACCTGCAACATGCAACTCAGCCTCATAGGAATATATgttcaacagcagcagcaccaaacaaaaaaaattatatatatatatatatatctctttaCATTAGTTTTTGAACAAACTTTGGAATTGAATAAGCAGTAAAACCCACCTTTATTGGAGAAAGATcgtagaagaaaaaaactccAGGAAGGTACTGAAGGTTGCCTACTTCTGTACCCCTAAAATGTTCAGTCACAGAGAACTGCAAATTCCAATTATTAGTTCAGAATATGTCATCTTACACTAGCACCAAACAAAATTCAGAAACTGCAGaatcttttattcttttcttagTTCGAGTTTACTGCACCTGATTTGATTGGATAGTGTGTCCACTCACGTCTGTATACACAGTAGGTACAACCTGCAAAATGAAAAGGATGCTTAAAatcattaaagaaaaaggcatGATCTAATAAAGACAGCCAATGATAAAAGGCAACTATATCAGATGGAAGATTAAGAGTGGCTGTAAATGGCTTCACCAAAAATGCgcttttcatatgtggaataTATTGTATGAGCAGACAGGCAATGCATATGTTTAAAGAGTATCTACATTACCAAATACAATTAAATATGCAGAGAGTAAGGGAATTAGGTTGATTGGGGACTCAAGATAAGATCTATGATATACCCATACACAATTGGCCCAGAGgtttatatttaattcaaCTCAAAGGGGAGAACAAGGTTTTGGGCGAAAGTATAAAAGAAGCAGATAGCCAGCAAGTTAAACCAGAGTCATCATTCAATACCAAATATGTGTAAGTTCTGAAATAAGTCAGTTTTCCCCCCAATAGCATGCTTTCACGTAAGACATTCCCAACTGTCAACTTCTAGCTGGAGTATGCTATGTAATGATAAAGGGGCAAAAGGACTAATTCTCTTTTATCTACAAAAATATCCATAgtccaaaaatttcaacaaaaacaTCTAGGGCAAAAATGTTGTGGAATCTAATAGCTCTCTTCCCCGCCCCAGCCCCCATTCTCCCATTTGCCCTGCTAACTTAAAACCCATGTTTTGTGTGCGCACGCGCGTGAGTGTGTGCATGCACATGCTCATAAATGTAGCTCTGTATATGtgtatacatatgtatttGACATAATAACTAACAACAAGAAATAGTGAATCCTGTGAATTTAAGCTCTAAATCTTTCGCAAGTGGATTTCAAAAGCTGTGGTGAAAagaagtaaataaataaataaactgcAGACACTATACTAGTatggaaaagaacaaaacaaatataagaCCCACGGTTTCTTTGGTTTCTTTCCATTAGACTAAGAATAccagttaacaaaattgagaGGCAACACTGCAGGCACTGTACCTTGATAAAATATTGATACATCCCACTTGGTGTTGCTTGTGCCCAGTGCACGCTGATAGTTGAAAAACCAATATATAGCATATATCAATAATTATGACGTATAAATAGCTAACACCTAGAGGATTTCAAATGtttagaaataaataatgCTGACTGGATTTGGAAatgaaggaagagaagaaaacataCCCATCAAGAGGATTTACAACACCAGGGAAATAGTCTCCAAAAGACAATCTGTTGATTGTGTGACTAATCTGTGCCATgcaatataaattaattaggagactttTCTGACAATGCAGGGTGGAGTTCCTAAAAATTGATTTCAAGGAAATTTGCTTATcatataaaattacaaatctCTTAATCTTTTCATTAGAACCATATCACATACAAAGAAAACTAGAAAGATCCAGGATCAGGTCTTACATTGAAACTATCCTTTTGAAATGCCAGCAGATCATGCACATGAACATTTGATTGTTGAAAGCTTTTCCCAGGTGCAAAATGGAAGTTCCCAGCTACCTTGTTGACTTCTAAGAATCCATATATATTGCATCCTTCACCTTCTTCATCTTTAATTCTTTGCAAAAAACCTTCTCTTTTGCACTGTTATGCAACACATACCATTAGAAACACTAAATGCATAAGATTAAGTTTATACTCGCATATAGAGATCACAACAATAAATATTTCtcaatttccatttctcattcAGATTCAATCTCAAGCTCACCCACCTGGTCAATCACATCTGGATTTGAAATTGCCCAACCTTTCTTTCGGTAAGCTTCGCGGACGTCTTCACAGGAATTACAACAATCCTCATCAGCCTGCAGTAATAAATAAActtagaaaaataagaaactcATAATTAAAGGAAATTCTTTGACTCAAACATCTTTGTATAGAATGATTATCACTTGCGATGAACAAACTTTCAGCTATATTTACAATGCCTCTCAAAAGTGGCAGCACAAAATCCGAAATGAAAACATTGTCTGCATACAGAACGCCCAGGAGAAATGAAATACAAAGGAAAAACTACAGCAATGGATGGAGGCCAAAGTGACAGATATAGCACCGAAAGTATAAGCCATTTCTGAAATTGTTCCTCTTGGAAGCTGAATGTAATCAAGTTGAAGTAATTGATTAAGCTTAAGTGATTGTGAGCTATATGTATTTAGACAacattaaaatagaaaatacaaCACAATGAACAGAGCTTCACAGAAATAAAAGGCCATTTCCTTTGCATATCCTATTACAGTCTACTAAGGCATTGAATCGGTatatctatattattatagAACTTCTGTTGTTGGAAATATATGATAATGAGATGCTCAATATACTTCCACTATTTTAAGAAACAAAGTGAGTATGATAATTGAACACTACCCCATTTCCAATCAGTTTCCTGTTTTTACTctcatcttccttctctcAACAAAACACTCACCGTTATCCTCTGCAACCCAGTTTTCTGTATTCCCAGTACTAGCTTCCATCATAATTCAAACACGTGTGAGAATCTTTCTAGTTTATTGTTAGAAAATTTAGTTCTTTGGAATTATAACACAATTGGATCTGAAAATAGCTTAAGTTCATGTGCCACACCGCAGCTGCATATCATAATCAGCATCATTAACAGATACAGGATGCATTAATAACACCTATCTAGTTCAGCATTCCCCATGGTACTGCACTGTAATGCGTACACAAACAAATTCCAACATTATATCTAACTCAAATCTAGCATAAGGATCCAGACAAACAAACATACTGCTTCTGCACCATAACAGGAACCACAGTATGTCTCGTTGTGCTCAAGCCTCCCACCATGTCTCTGTAAGGGCTTCTCAATCTGTGTCAAGGAGTAACAGGTATAAGAGAATGAGAGACAGATGagtaaaaacaaagagaaattaTCTAGATCCTCAATGCaactcatttacaaaattgcaattgcagACCAAAGGAAATAACTATCTCGGTGAACTTCTTAGTTCCAGAATATTTTTAACTGTGTTATGTATAAAATGTAAATGAAAAGAGTTGGTTCTAAGAAACGTTCTTCAAACAACATTATACTACTAACCTTGGGTGCACCAATTCCATCTGGCCTTGATTCTATAACATTTCCATGGGAGTCTAATCTTTTTTTGATTATGTCATGCTTCTGCAATTAAATAAGAACGAGAAATTATAAACAAGTCAATCTTGAAAAACAAGCACAAGGTGACGAGTGTAGGGCACAGTATAATTGTGTGTGACTGAGTAGAAAGCAAAAGTTATATCACATCACCGATCAATTGTGATACATACTACATCCAAATGCTGCTCGCCACTGATGTCCATGGCATCAAGACTTAGTATAGAACAAGGAAGAGCAGAAAAGGTTACATCAAACTGCACTCGTAAATGCCAAAAAGCATATGCACCGGTTAGTTTAAGTGAACAATCGTACCACATCTCAAAGTTAGATTCTtgtagaaggaaaaaaaacattacatTGATACGTAGTGTTTCTCCTCTTGAAGTATCCACCACAAGCTTTGTTTCCGTTACCGCATGAAGATATAACCCTGAACCAACGTAATGAAAATTTAACATATTAAGAACAACATTCTGACATACTAAGTCTTCATGCAAAATGAGTTTCCATGATGATCCACTAGGttgccaaacaaaaaaaatgcagCTTTACATAACTTGGAATTCAGAATTCAATCATTTTATGTTCCTATTACTACATTATTCAAACAGAGCAATTCAACAACAAACCCTAGAAAGCGAATAGATCCTCcttccaaaaccaaaccaaacaatcATGGAGATCTATTAACACAGAGAAATTGAATAAACATACACAAATATAACAAGAcaaaacaggaaaaaaaacaaaaaaaaaggaagaaggagaCGTACGAAGCTCGGAGAGGAAGAGCAAGAGCATGACAATGGAGGAGGCGAGAGTGATGACGCCACCAGAGAGCGTGCGACTGTAGAAATCTTCATTGATTTTGGGGTAGGCGTCCAAATTCCGAAGCCTGCTCATCATATTCTCCATTTTTGGTCTTCCTTCTCTGCCCAATTTGTTGTCGCTATCTCAAAgatctgatttttcttcaCGATTTATTACACTAATCCCTCACCTAATGTCTCTGAAACCGAAATTGAATCAATCTCTGAAATTTGATAGAATTGAAACCTAAACACCCCGTCGCAATTCAAAGCAAGGAGAGACAGAGACACAGattttattgaagaaaaaaagggaaaattgcGAACGGGGCGTCTAAGTTGATTTTGGCTTTCGCCTTTCAGAATCttcttgtatttgttttttatatttttatatttaattattttttctttttctttttttttttacgagAAATTGGTGGTGGGagctgtttgtttgtttcttgcCACTTGCCGGGAAATGAGAATTCGGGTCGTTTTTTTTgccaatatttatttatttatttattctcttttttgcattttaaggattttctatTCTATTCcgttaagttttttttttttcccctttttctcGTTacatttttagattttttggCCGGAAAATAAGGTCCTTGTCTCTCTGGATTTACGTTGGAATGTAATGTAAGAAGGTACCAATGAGCTGGGACAAAACCCGAAACTTTAGATTTGGGAATTTCAGGTTCGGGTCGAGTCTGCCGGACTGCAATTTCAGCTTGGGCTCAGATCAAGCTCACTCCATCATACTCCTTGATGGGctgggttttttatttattggtttTTGGTTGAGGTTTGCTACTAATGCTTTGTGGTTGGGGAATGAGACCAACACAAActtgggctgggcttttttTGTAGTTAAAACTTTGGCACGAGACACAAATCATTGTAAGAGTCGAAATCGAAATATGCTAACTAGGTCTTGATCTAGTGatatttttcttccaaatATTAGAAAGAGATCGTAAGATTCAATTACCCTACCTCCACTGATTTAAAAAGGAGTATACAATTTTAAGTTACATTCGATGATatcaaaaagtaaaattatgTGATTTCAACTGACGAAGTTAGATTGATTAAATGAGAGATGAAGTCATTGTCAAGTTTTCTTCAACTTAGCTGAGTTATCTTGTATCAAAATGACCTCTAAAGGTGTAGATATAAGAACATTGGACATAAGAATTGATTCTTGCGTTTCCTAGCCAAATGCAATTAATGGACTATTTGCACCAAAAAGTTAATGGAGTTGGTTATGCTTACTAGATGAAGCATGAATGAATCTTTGTATGATATCTTTGAAATTTAGCAGCCTCTTTTGGATCCGTCAATCAATTAGTTATAATAATTCTCTCACAAATCTGTGTGCCATTGTCCTTGTCATGAAGAAAACGCAGCATTGATCGCTTTGCTTTAAGATTTAGTATTCATAATAGAAAGGTAATTAAATCGAACTGAAAGTTACATAATTTTTACTTAACAAGTAAAAGTTCTCGTCCCTGTTTTCTCTTTCATCAAGTATAAGGTATTAAGATAAACATGTCGACTATAAAAATCATAGGGCTCTTCTTGTTACcacttaattacaaaagatcaTGACCAAAAGGATCCTACTTGGTGCCGTAACATCCAAAATAATTCTGTCCGCAATatgatttctttcttcattcttTTAAAAGCACGTGAAACTCTACTCATCCAACTTTGGAATGCATTTTGTACTTCAACTTCTGCCTGTCAATATCTTGGGTGCGCAGATATCTAATCCAAACATGAGCAAATTTGAGAGcaaatcaaattataatttcccATTTGCTGTGTGTGGGAATTTGTCTTCGATTCCTCCAAATGGAGTTaagaagaatataaaaaaacacatttcAATTGTACAATGATTGTACTGTCAAATACTTTATTCACAACTTTGAGTTCCTAGCATATATGGATGTGAATCATTTTGACTCAGACTTTTTAAGCCAAAGATTTCCCTAAATCCCCACTGACcaagtttttatttgaataatgcAAATATTGAACAAGAAATAAAGGCTTGGTTTTATGTCAAATCTGGCTTACCATCTTCTCCATATCTTTTCATGGATCTCAATCATTAAGTAATGGATGGAGGTAGTAAAAGAAGAAGTTATGCACGAAATTATTAGGGATCAAAGTGGAAGGGAAAAATGCGTGAAGATGACATA
The window above is part of the Prunus dulcis chromosome 1, ALMONDv2, whole genome shotgun sequence genome. Proteins encoded here:
- the LOC117637431 gene encoding endoplasmic reticulum-Golgi intermediate compartment protein 3-like — its product is MENMMSRLRNLDAYPKINEDFYSRTLSGGVITLASSIVMLLLFLSELRLYLHAVTETKLVVDTSRGETLRINFDVTFSALPCSILSLDAMDISGEQHLDVKHDIIKKRLDSHGNVIESRPDGIGAPKIEKPLQRHGGRLEHNETYCGSCYGAEAADEDCCNSCEDVREAYRKKGWAISNPDVIDQCKREGFLQRIKDEEGEGCNIYGFLEVNKVAGNFHFAPGKSFQQSNVHVHDLLAFQKDSFNISHTINRLSFGDYFPGVVNPLDGVHWAQATPSGMYQYFIKVVPTVYTDVSGHTIQSNQFSVTEHFRGTEVGNLQYLPGVFFFYDLSPIKVTFTEEHISFLHFLTNVCAIVGGVFTVSGILDSFIYHGQKAIKKKMEIGKFS